The genomic interval CAGCGTCGGCTACGGTTGTCTGATGGTGGCCGGGCGTCCTTTTCTCGAGCGCATCGGCGCCATCCACGCGGGTCTGCTGGAGGTGCTGGCAGAGTTCAGACCGGACGAGGCGGCCATCGAGGCGGTCTTCATGGCACGCAATGCCGATTCTGCCCTGAAATTGGGACAGGCACGCGGGGCGGCCCTGGTGGCCCTCCTGCAGGAAGGCCTGCCCGTTCACGAATACACGGCCCTGCAGATCAAGAAGGCAGCCGTGGGCGGTGGGCACGCCGCCAAGGAGCAGGTGCAGCACATGGTACGGATATTGTTGAGCCTCAGCGAGGCGCCTCAGGCCGATGCCGCCGATGCCCTCGCCTGCGCCGTCTGCCACGCTCACCATGCCGGCACGCGCGCGGTCTGGGCACAGGGGGCGTCGCGATGATCGCCTTCCTGCGCGGGCACATCCTGGAGCGTCACCCGCCGTGGCTGTGGCTGGAGGTGAACGGAATCGGCTACGAGCTGGAGATGCCGCTGTCCGCCTTCTTCCAGCTGCCCGCGGATGGCGCCGCCCTCACCCTGCACACGCATCTGGTGGTACGCGAGGACGCGCACCTGCTCTATGGCTTTCGTGAGCGGGCCGAGCGCGATATATTCCGCCAGCTCATCAAGGTGAGCGGCATCGGCGGCAAGGTAGCCCTGGCCTGCCTCTCGGGCATGGATGTGGAGCAGCTGCGCGCGGCCCTGCGCGATGGCGATGTGCGCCGGCTGACGGCCATTCCCGGGGTGGGTGCCCGTA from Acidithiobacillus caldus ATCC 51756 carries:
- the ruvC gene encoding crossover junction endodeoxyribonuclease RuvC; translation: MRIIGIDPGSLRTGYGVIEVDGRGRLRSVGYGCLMVAGRPFLERIGAIHAGLLEVLAEFRPDEAAIEAVFMARNADSALKLGQARGAALVALLQEGLPVHEYTALQIKKAAVGGGHAAKEQVQHMVRILLSLSEAPQADAADALACAVCHAHHAGTRAVWAQGASR
- the ruvA gene encoding Holliday junction branch migration protein RuvA, translating into MIAFLRGHILERHPPWLWLEVNGIGYELEMPLSAFFQLPADGAALTLHTHLVVREDAHLLYGFRERAERDIFRQLIKVSGIGGKVALACLSGMDVEQLRAALRDGDVRRLTAIPGVGARTAERLIVELRDKLASGSVGATPVAGDPRQEAIAALQSLGYKATDASQALAGLDPGLSVEELIRQGLKTLARH